Genomic window (Acidobacteriaceae bacterium):
GAGGAAGGTGAGGGAAACTCGCAGTTGCTAAGCTGAGGCACCGAGTATTTGAGTTAGTGGCGAAAAGCGCGCTTCCGGGTAACTATCCTCTGGCCTATTGCAGGCACAGTCGACGAGTGATTTGGTCTGTCTTTGCCAAGTGAGATCTGGAATCGCTGGTGATAAAGGAAACACAAGCCGCCTCAGGGGGGACTAGTGAATACCAGGCACCGCGATAACAACGCCAACGAAGTCCCCCGCTCACACAGACGCACGCAATGCGTGCACATCGCGCATTGGTGGCTTTCCGAAGAAACGCTTATACTCCCGATTGAACTGGCTTGGGCTCTCGTATCCAACCTCAAAGGCCGCGCTCGCCGCATCGAGTTCGTCTGTGAGCATTTTCTGCCGTGCCGCATGGAGCCGAAGCTGTTTCTGAAACTGAAGAGGGCTCATTGCGGTGAGAGTTCGGAAGTGATGATGCATGGTCGATCTGCTCATCCCCGCCAATGTGGCTAGCTCATCCACGTTAAGCGGCCTCTTAAAGTTTTCACGCAACCAGGTAACGGCCTTTGCGGTTCTGTAGTCGTGGTCCGCGAGCGTTGCAACCGAACGCAGTCGATCTCCCTGCGAGCTTTGCAGAATCCGGTAGATAATCTCCCGTTGGAGCAGTTTGCCCAGGAATGGAACGTCCTGGGGAGTGGCGAGAATCTCGACCATACGTATACATGGCGTGAGCAGTTCTACCGTTGTATTGCCAAGACTCATGCCGCGCGTTCCAACAGACGGAGGAGGGATGCGTACCTCTTCAGAATGGAGAACGTCGCGAACCATCCCCATATCAAGTTTGAGAAATAAGGCCAGGTACGGCTTCTCCGCACTTGCGGCGCACACGCGGCTGACGACTGGAAGTTCGATCGATGTGACGAGGAAGGTTGATCCGCCGAATTCATAGCTCTGCTTGCCCAGATCTACGCGCTTCCTGCCTTGCGCAATGACAAGGAGGCTCGGCTCATAGGTGCAGGGATTCGGCGCAGTCGGAGCAGTATTTTGGTAGAGCGTGAGCCCGAGAAGCGGCGTTGACAACTGGGGGGATCGACCGAGTGCTTTGGTAATCGCCCCACTCAGCTCCTTTAGTCGTTGTGCGATGGGGGAACTCTCGTTCTGCTCCAATTTCTCAGGCATTACTCTCTTCTCCCTGGCACATCTAAACATAAGACAGCAGACAAGAGCTTGGCCATATATAGAAGCGTCTCCGGCCGAATAGGCAATGATTTCAGTCGATCAGGCTACCGCTGTGGCAGCCCCTCCGCTTAGCGTTGAATTGGAAAGGGATTTTGACATGAAGACACGCAAACTGGGAGCGCTGGAAGTATCAGAGCTTGGGTTCGGCTGCATGAATCTGGCCACAAACTACGGCCCTGCAGCCCCCATTGACGAGGCGATCAAGGTCATCCGTGAGGCTCACGCCAACGGCATTACGTTCTTCGATACGGCTGAAGTGTACGGCCCGTACACAAGCGAAACAATTGTTGGCGGAGCGGTTGAATCGTTCCGCCACGAGGTGAAGATCGCCACGAAGTTCGGCTTTGACCTTACCGAGAAGGGCGGTCTAAACAGTCGCCCTGAGCACATCAAGTGGATGGTGAACGGATGCCTCAAGCGTCTGCGGACGGACTACATCGACCTGTTCTACCAGCATCGGGTGGATCCGAGCGTGCCGATCGAGGACGTCGCTGGTGCGGTGAGGGAGCTTATCGAGGACGGCAAGGTGTTGCACTTTGGGCTTTCGGAAGCGAGCCCGAACACCATCCGCAAGGCACACGCGGTTCAGCCCGTTGCTGCACTTCAGACAGAGTATTCGCTTATGAACCGCGACCCAGAAGAGAACGGCTTGCTCGCCACCTGTGAGGAGTTGGGAATCGGCTTCGTGCCGTGGGGACCAATAGGCATGGGCTACCTGACGCAGAGACTTGATGCGAAGACCAGTTTTGATCCGAAATCGGATCTGCGTTCTGGATTCGATCGTTTCCAGCCACAAAGCATTGCCGCGAACAAGCCATTCGTCGATCGCATTACCGAGCTGGCGAAAAAGAAAGGCGCAACGACGGCGCAGCTATCGCTCGCATGGTTGCTGGCCAAAAAGCCGTTCATCGTCCCAATCCCCGGCACGAGCAAGGTCACGCACCTTCAGGAGAACATCAAAGCAACCAACCTTGAACTGACCGCGGAAGACCTGAAAGAGATTGACCTTGCTGTGTCCGAGTTCAAGGTTCATGGCGGCCGTATGAACGAAGAACAGATGAAGGTGGTCGAGTCCTAGAGAAGCCGTCACAAGCGCCCTTATCGTCAGCTACCAATTTTCACTTGGCGCAAAATCGCCAAGTCGCTCATCAAGGCGGCGTTTAGTACAGACAAGTCGGCTTCTCATCAGCAATACGCCCTTCCGAGTTGAGCTGTGGGTAGACTTGCTCCATGACCTTTCGGAGCCGCGCTGGGCCAGCCGAAGCCCACCCCTGCCGAGGCGCAGCATACGTGCGACAAGGGGATTCCGATTGGTGAAAGCCCTTTCGAATGTTTCATGCGGTTCGGAGCGCGCGCATTATTGAATAGTCAAGGTAAAAAGTAAGCAGAGGAAAGCATGAAAGAGTTTAGAAGACTGCAGCGGCTGCCGGCGTATGTGTTCAACATAACGACGGAGTTGAAGGCAGCGGCACGCAAGCGCGGCGAAGACATTATCGACTTCGGGATGGGGAATCCTGATGGCGCGACACCGAAGCATATTGTGGACAAGCTGATTGAGGCTTCGCTGAAGACGAGAACGCACCGC
Coding sequences:
- a CDS encoding AraC family transcriptional regulator, whose amino-acid sequence is MPEKLEQNESSPIAQRLKELSGAITKALGRSPQLSTPLLGLTLYQNTAPTAPNPCTYEPSLLVIAQGRKRVDLGKQSYEFGGSTFLVTSIELPVVSRVCAASAEKPYLALFLKLDMGMVRDVLHSEEVRIPPPSVGTRGMSLGNTTVELLTPCIRMVEILATPQDVPFLGKLLQREIIYRILQSSQGDRLRSVATLADHDYRTAKAVTWLRENFKRPLNVDELATLAGMSRSTMHHHFRTLTAMSPLQFQKQLRLHAARQKMLTDELDAASAAFEVGYESPSQFNREYKRFFGKPPMRDVHALRASV
- a CDS encoding aldo/keto reductase, which codes for MKTRKLGALEVSELGFGCMNLATNYGPAAPIDEAIKVIREAHANGITFFDTAEVYGPYTSETIVGGAVESFRHEVKIATKFGFDLTEKGGLNSRPEHIKWMVNGCLKRLRTDYIDLFYQHRVDPSVPIEDVAGAVRELIEDGKVLHFGLSEASPNTIRKAHAVQPVAALQTEYSLMNRDPEENGLLATCEELGIGFVPWGPIGMGYLTQRLDAKTSFDPKSDLRSGFDRFQPQSIAANKPFVDRITELAKKKGATTAQLSLAWLLAKKPFIVPIPGTSKVTHLQENIKATNLELTAEDLKEIDLAVSEFKVHGGRMNEEQMKVVES